One genomic window of Mycteria americana isolate JAX WOST 10 ecotype Jacksonville Zoo and Gardens chromosome Z, USCA_MyAme_1.0, whole genome shotgun sequence includes the following:
- the PELO gene encoding protein pelota homolog: protein MKLVRKDLEKDNAGQVTLIPEEPEDMWHTYNLLQVGDSLRASTIRKVQTESATGSVGSNRIRTTLTLCVEAIDFDSQACQLRVKGTNIQENEYVKMGAYHTIELEPNRQFTLAKKQWDSVVLERIEQACDPAWNADVAAVVMQEGLAHVCLVTPSMTLTRAKVEVNIPRKRKGNCSQHDRALERFYEQVVQAIQRHINFEVVKCVLVASPGFVREQFCDYMFQQAVKTDNKLLLENRSKFLQVHSSSGHKYALKEALCDPAVTSRLSDTKAAGEVKALDDFYKMLQHEPDRAFYGLKHVEKANEAMAIDTLLISDELFRHQDVATRARYVKLVDSVRENMGTVRIFSSLHVSGEQLGQLTGVAAILRFPVAELSDQEDESSSEED, encoded by the exons ATGAAGCTGGTGAGGAAGGACCTGGAGAAGGATAATGCGGGGCAGGTCACGCTGATCCCCGAGGAGCCCGAGGACATGTGGCACACGTACAACCTGCTGCAGGTGGGTGACAGCCTGCGGGCCTCCACCATCCGGAAGGTGCAGACCGAGTCGGCCACGGGCAGCGTGGGCAGCAACCGCATCCGCACCACCCTCACTCTCTGCGTGGAGGCCATCGACTTTGACTCACAGGCCTGTCAGCTGCGGGTCAAGGGCACTAACATCCAAGAGAATGAGTATGTCAAGATGGGGGCCTACCACACCATCGAGCTGGAGCCCAACCGGCAGTTCACGCTGGCAAAGAAGCAGTGGGACAGCGTGGTGCTGGAGCGCATCGAGCAGGCCTGCGACCCAGCCTGGAACGCCGATGTGGCAGCCGTGGTCATGCAGGAAGGATTGGCTCACGTCTGCCTGGTCACTCCAAGCATGACGCTTACCCGGGCCAAGGTGGAGGTGAACATCCCCCGCAAGCGGAAAGGGAACTGCAGTCAGCATGACCGGGCCCTGGAGAGGTTTTACGAGCAGGTGGTGCAAGCCATCCAGCGGCATATTAACTTTGAGGTGGTGAAGTGTGTACTGGTGGCTAGCCCAGGCTTTGTACGGGAGCAGTTTTGTGACTACATGTTCCAGCAGGCTGTCAAGACTGACAACAAGCTTCTGCTGGAGAACAGGTCCAAGTTCCTACAG GTCCACTCTTCCTCGGGACATAAATACGCACTGAAGGAAGCCCTCTGCGACCCAGCTGTAACTAGCCGTCTCTCTGACACTAAGGCAGCTGGTGAGGTCAAAGCCTTAGATGACTTCTATAAAATGCTGCAGCATGAGCCTGACCGGGCTTTTTATGGTCTAAAACATGTGGAGAAGGCCAATGAAGCCATGGCCATCGATACCTTGCTGATCAGTGATGAGCTTTTCCGGCACCAGGATGTGGCTACACGTGCCCGATATGTTAAATTGGTAGATAGTGTACGGGAGAACATGGGCACAGTACGTATTTTCTCCAGCCTTCATGTGTCTGGAGAGCAGCTTGGCCAGCTGACAGGGGTGGCAGCCATCCTGCGCTTTCCTGTTGCTGAGCTCTCTGACCAGGAAGATGAATCTAGTTCTGAAGAGGATTGA